A window of Rattus norvegicus strain BN/NHsdMcwi chromosome 14, GRCr8, whole genome shotgun sequence contains these coding sequences:
- the Pcdh7 gene encoding protocadherin-7 isoform X9: MLRMRTTGWARGWCLGCCLLLPLCFSLAAAKQLLRYRLAEEGPADVRIGNVASDLGIVTGSGEVTFSLESGSEYLKIDNLTGELSTSERRIDREKLPQCQMIFDENECFLDFEVSVIGPSQSWVDLFEGRVIVLDINDNTPTFPSPVLTLTVEENRPVGTLYLLPTATDRDFGRNGIERYELLQEPGGGGGGGEGRRLGPADSAPYPGGGGNSGSGGGSGGSKRRLDAPEGGGGTGPSGRSSVFELQVADTPDGEKQPQLIVKGALDREQRDSYELTLRVRDGGDPPRSSQAILRVLITDVNDNSPRFEKSVYEADLAENSAPGTPILQLRATDLDVGVNGQIEYVFGAATESVRRLLRLDETSGWLSVLHRIDREEVNQLRFTVMARDRGQPPKTDKATVVLNIKDENDNVPSIEIRKIGRIPLKDGVANVAEDVLVDTPIALVQVSDRDQGENGVVTCTVVGDVPFQLKPASDTEGDQNKKKYFLHTSAPLDYETTREFNVVIVAVDSGSPSLSSNNSLVVKVGDTNDNPPVFGQSVVEVYFPENNIPGERVATVLATDADSGKNAEIAYSLDSSVMGTFAIDPDSGDILVNTVLDREQTDRYEFKVNAKDKGIPVLQGSTTVIVQVADKNDNDPKFMQDVFTFYVKENLQPNSPVGMVTVMDADKGRNAEMSLYIEENSNIFSIENDTGTIYSTMSFDREHQTTYTFRVKAVDGGDPPRSATATVSLFVMDENDNAPTVTLPRNISYTLLPPSSNVRTVVATVLATDSDDGINADLNYSIVGGNPFKLFEIDSTSGVVSLVGKLTQKHYGLHRLVVQVNDSGQPSQSTTTLVHVFVNESVSNATVIDSQIVRSLHTPLTQDIAGDPSYEISKQRLSIVIGVVAGIMTVILIILIVMMARYCRSKSKNGYEAGKKDHEDFFTPQQHDKSKKPKKDKKNKKSKQPLYSSIVTVEASKPNGQRYDSVNEKLSDSPSMGRYRSVNGGPGSPDLARHYKSSSPLPTVQLHPQSPTAGKKHQAVQDLPPANTFVGAGDNISIGSDHCSEYSCQTSNKYSKQVDTVQTTNPPGHIEESCKINPFRRVTFSVVSQPQDPHQGSLQSCYDSGLEESETPSSKSSSGPRLGALPLPEDNYERTTPDGSVGVAAITTFPFLPFPHGKTHGRRVLLRPLH, from the coding sequence ATGCTGAGGATGCGGACCACGGGATGGGCGCGCGGCTGGTGCTTGGGCTGTTGTCTCCTTCTGCCGCTCTGCTTCAGCCTGGCTGCCGCCAAGCAGCTGCTCCGGTACCGGCTGGCTGAGGAGGGCCCCGCCGACGTGCGGATCGGCAATGTGGCCTCGGACCTGGGCATCGTGACCGGTTCTGGTGAGGTGACTTTCAGCCTTGAGTCTGGCTCTGAGTATCTGAAGATTGACAACCTCACCGGCGAGCTGAGCACCAGCGAGCGGCGCATCGACCGAGAGAAGCTGCCCCAATGTCAGATGATCTTCGACGAGAACGAATGTTTCCTGGACTTCGAGGTGTCGGTGATAGGGCCCTCGCAGAGCTGGGTGGACCTGTTTGAGGGTCGGGTCATCGTGCTGGACATCAACGATAACACGCCCACCTTCCCGTCGCCGGTGCTCACGCTCACGGTGGAGGAGAACCGACCTGTAGGCACGCTCTACCTGCTGCCCACGGCCACCGATCGTGACTTTGGTCGCAACGGCATCGAGCGCTACGAGCTGCTCCAGGAGCCCGggggtggtggcggcggcggcgaggGAAGGCGCTTGGGGCCGGCGGACAGCGCCCCCTACCCAGGGGGCGGCGGGAACAGCGGGAGCGGCGGCGGCTCTGGGGGATCCAAGCGGCGGCTGGACGCGCCTGAGGGTGGCGGTGGGACTGGTCCAAGTGGTCGAAGCAGTGTGTTCGAGCTGCAGGTGGCGGACACTCCAGACGGCGAGAAACAACCGCAGCTGATAGTGAAGGGGGCGCTGGACCGGGAGCAGAGAGATTCCTATGAACTGACCCTCCGAGTGCGCGATGGGGGCGACCCACCTCGGTCCTCTCAGGCCATCTTGCGGGTGCTCATCACCGACGTGAATGACAACAGCCCTCGCTTCGAGAAGAGCGTGTATGAGGCTGATCTGGCTGAGAACAGCGCTCCCGGCACCCCCATCCTACAGTTGCGCGCCACCGATTTGGACGTAGGGGTCAATGGACAGATCGAGTATGTATTTGGGGCGGCCACCGAGTCGGTGAGACGGCTACTGCGTCTGGATGAAACATCGGGCTGGCTCAGTGTCTTACACCGTATCGACCGCGAGGAAGTGAATCAGTTGAGATTCACAGTAATGGCCCGTGACCGCGGGCAGCCCCCCAAGACCGATAAGGCCACCGTGGTCCTCAATATCAAAGATGAGAACGACAACGTTCCCTCCATCGAAATCCGCAAGATAGGGCGCATTCCGCTTAAGGACGGGGTGGCCAACGTGGCCGAAGACGTCCTGGTGGACACCCCCATCGCCCTGGTACAAGTGTCCGACAGAGACCAAGGCGAGAACGGGGTAGTCACCTGTACTGTGGTGGGAGATGTGCCTTTTCAGCTTAAGCCAGCCAGCGACACCGAGGGAGATCAGAACAAGAAAAAGTACTTCCTGCACACATCAGCCCCACTGGACTATGAGACCACCCGGGAGTTTAACGTGGTCATAGTAGCTGTGGACTCCGGCAGTCCCAGCCTCTCCAGCAACAATTCCTTGGTGGTCAAGGTGGGAGACACCAACGACAACCCTCCTGTCTTTGGCCAGTCGGTGGTCGAGGTTTACTTTCCAGAAAACAACATTCCCGGGGAGAGGGTAGCCACGGTGCTGGCGACAGACGCTGACAGCGGGAAGAATGCAGAGATAGCCTACTCGCTGGACTCTTCAGTGATGGGGACCTTTGCCATCGATCCCGATTCTGGGGACATCCTGGTCAATACAGTATTGGACCGGGAGCAGACTGACAGGTATGAGTTTAAAGTTAATGCCAAAGACAAAGGCATTCCTGTGCTGCAAGGCAGCACCACGGTGATTGTACAGGTGGCTGATAAAAATGACAACGACCCTAAGTTTATGCAGGATGTCTTTACCTTTTATGTGAAGGAAAACTTGCAGCCCAACAGCCCTGTGGGTATGGTCACCGTGATGGATGCTGACAAGGGACGGAATGCAGAGATGAGTCTGTACATAGAGGAGAACAGTAACATTTTTTCTATTGAGAATGACACAGGGACCATTTACTCCACGATGTCTTTTGACAGGGAACATCAGACAACATACACTTTCAGAGTGAAGGCAGTGGATGGAGGAGATCCTCCCAGGTCGGCCACAGCCACAGTCTCTCTCTTTGTGATGGATGAAAATGACAATGCTCCCACAGTTACCCTTCCCAGAAATATTTCCTACACGTTGCTGCCACCTTCAAGTAATGTCAGGACAGTAGTAGCGACAGTGTTGGCAACAGACAGCGACGATGGCATCAATGCAGACTTGAACTATAGCATTGTGGGAGGGAATCCTTTCAAGCTGTTTGAGATTGATTCCACCAGTGGTGTGGTTTCCTTAGTGGGGAAACTCACCCAAAAGCATTATGGCTTGCACAGGCTGGTTGTGCAAGTGAATGACAGCGGCCAGCCTTCCCAGTCCACTACGACTTTGGTGCATGTGTTTGTCAATGAAAGTGTTTCCAATGCAACTGTGATTGACTCTCAGATAGTCCGAAGTCTGCACACCCCACTCACCCAGGATATAGCTGGTGACCCAAGCTATGAAATTAGCAAACAGAGACTCAGTATTGTCATTGGGGTGGTGGCTGGCATTATGACTGTGATTCTAATCATTTTAATTGTCATGATGGCAAGATACTGCAGGTCCAAAAGTAAAAATGGCTATGAAGCTGGCAAAAAAGACCATGAGGACTTTTTTACACCCCAGCAGCATGACAAATCTAAGAAGCCTAAAaaggacaagaaaaacaaaaaatctaaaCAGCCACTCTACAGCAGCATCGTCACTGTTGAAGCTTCTAAACCGAATGGACAGAGGTATGACAGTGTCAATGAGAAGCTGTCAGACAGCCCCAGCATGGGCCGATACCGATCTGTTAACGGTGGGCCTGGCAGTCCAGACCTGGCAAGGCATTACAAATCCAGTTCCCCGCTGCCTACTGTCCAGCTTCACCCCCAGTCACCAACTGCAGGGAAAAAACATCAAGCTGTACAAGATCTACCACCAGCCAACACATTTGTGGGAGCAGGAGACAACATTTCAATTGGATCAGATCACTGCTCTGAGTACAGCTGTCAAACCAGTAACAAGTACAGCAAACAG
- the Pcdh7 gene encoding protocadherin-7 isoform X11, with the protein MLRMRTTGWARGWCLGCCLLLPLCFSLAAAKQLLRYRLAEEGPADVRIGNVASDLGIVTGSGEVTFSLESGSEYLKIDNLTGELSTSERRIDREKLPQCQMIFDENECFLDFEVSVIGPSQSWVDLFEGRVIVLDINDNTPTFPSPVLTLTVEENRPVGTLYLLPTATDRDFGRNGIERYELLQEPGGGGGGGEGRRLGPADSAPYPGGGGNSGSGGGSGGSKRRLDAPEGGGGTGPSGRSSVFELQVADTPDGEKQPQLIVKGALDREQRDSYELTLRVRDGGDPPRSSQAILRVLITDVNDNSPRFEKSVYEADLAENSAPGTPILQLRATDLDVGVNGQIEYVFGAATESVRRLLRLDETSGWLSVLHRIDREEVNQLRFTVMARDRGQPPKTDKATVVLNIKDENDNVPSIEIRKIGRIPLKDGVANVAEDVLVDTPIALVQVSDRDQGENGVVTCTVVGDVPFQLKPASDTEGDQNKKKYFLHTSAPLDYETTREFNVVIVAVDSGSPSLSSNNSLVVKVGDTNDNPPVFGQSVVEVYFPENNIPGERVATVLATDADSGKNAEIAYSLDSSVMGTFAIDPDSGDILVNTVLDREQTDRYEFKVNAKDKGIPVLQGSTTVIVQVADKNDNDPKFMQDVFTFYVKENLQPNSPVGMVTVMDADKGRNAEMSLYIEENSNIFSIENDTGTIYSTMSFDREHQTTYTFRVKAVDGGDPPRSATATVSLFVMDENDNAPTVTLPRNISYTLLPPSSNVRTVVATVLATDSDDGINADLNYSIVGGNPFKLFEIDSTSGVVSLVGKLTQKHYGLHRLVVQVNDSGQPSQSTTTLVHVFVNESVSNATVIDSQIVRSLHTPLTQDIAGDPSYEISKQRLSIVIGVVAGIMTVILIILIVMMARYCRSKSKNGYEAGKKDHEDFFTPQQHDKSKKPKKDKKNKKSKQPLYSSIVTVEASKPNGQRYDSVNEKLSDSPSMGRYRSVNGGPGSPDLARHYKSSSPLPTVQLHPQSPTAGKKHQAVQDLPPANTFVGAGDNISIGSDHCSEYSCQTSNKYSKQVDTVQTTNPPGHIEESCKINPFRRVTFSVVSQPQDPHQGSLQSCYDSGLEESETPSSKSSSGPRLGALPLPEDNYERTTPDGSVGEAEHMENV; encoded by the coding sequence ATGCTGAGGATGCGGACCACGGGATGGGCGCGCGGCTGGTGCTTGGGCTGTTGTCTCCTTCTGCCGCTCTGCTTCAGCCTGGCTGCCGCCAAGCAGCTGCTCCGGTACCGGCTGGCTGAGGAGGGCCCCGCCGACGTGCGGATCGGCAATGTGGCCTCGGACCTGGGCATCGTGACCGGTTCTGGTGAGGTGACTTTCAGCCTTGAGTCTGGCTCTGAGTATCTGAAGATTGACAACCTCACCGGCGAGCTGAGCACCAGCGAGCGGCGCATCGACCGAGAGAAGCTGCCCCAATGTCAGATGATCTTCGACGAGAACGAATGTTTCCTGGACTTCGAGGTGTCGGTGATAGGGCCCTCGCAGAGCTGGGTGGACCTGTTTGAGGGTCGGGTCATCGTGCTGGACATCAACGATAACACGCCCACCTTCCCGTCGCCGGTGCTCACGCTCACGGTGGAGGAGAACCGACCTGTAGGCACGCTCTACCTGCTGCCCACGGCCACCGATCGTGACTTTGGTCGCAACGGCATCGAGCGCTACGAGCTGCTCCAGGAGCCCGggggtggtggcggcggcggcgaggGAAGGCGCTTGGGGCCGGCGGACAGCGCCCCCTACCCAGGGGGCGGCGGGAACAGCGGGAGCGGCGGCGGCTCTGGGGGATCCAAGCGGCGGCTGGACGCGCCTGAGGGTGGCGGTGGGACTGGTCCAAGTGGTCGAAGCAGTGTGTTCGAGCTGCAGGTGGCGGACACTCCAGACGGCGAGAAACAACCGCAGCTGATAGTGAAGGGGGCGCTGGACCGGGAGCAGAGAGATTCCTATGAACTGACCCTCCGAGTGCGCGATGGGGGCGACCCACCTCGGTCCTCTCAGGCCATCTTGCGGGTGCTCATCACCGACGTGAATGACAACAGCCCTCGCTTCGAGAAGAGCGTGTATGAGGCTGATCTGGCTGAGAACAGCGCTCCCGGCACCCCCATCCTACAGTTGCGCGCCACCGATTTGGACGTAGGGGTCAATGGACAGATCGAGTATGTATTTGGGGCGGCCACCGAGTCGGTGAGACGGCTACTGCGTCTGGATGAAACATCGGGCTGGCTCAGTGTCTTACACCGTATCGACCGCGAGGAAGTGAATCAGTTGAGATTCACAGTAATGGCCCGTGACCGCGGGCAGCCCCCCAAGACCGATAAGGCCACCGTGGTCCTCAATATCAAAGATGAGAACGACAACGTTCCCTCCATCGAAATCCGCAAGATAGGGCGCATTCCGCTTAAGGACGGGGTGGCCAACGTGGCCGAAGACGTCCTGGTGGACACCCCCATCGCCCTGGTACAAGTGTCCGACAGAGACCAAGGCGAGAACGGGGTAGTCACCTGTACTGTGGTGGGAGATGTGCCTTTTCAGCTTAAGCCAGCCAGCGACACCGAGGGAGATCAGAACAAGAAAAAGTACTTCCTGCACACATCAGCCCCACTGGACTATGAGACCACCCGGGAGTTTAACGTGGTCATAGTAGCTGTGGACTCCGGCAGTCCCAGCCTCTCCAGCAACAATTCCTTGGTGGTCAAGGTGGGAGACACCAACGACAACCCTCCTGTCTTTGGCCAGTCGGTGGTCGAGGTTTACTTTCCAGAAAACAACATTCCCGGGGAGAGGGTAGCCACGGTGCTGGCGACAGACGCTGACAGCGGGAAGAATGCAGAGATAGCCTACTCGCTGGACTCTTCAGTGATGGGGACCTTTGCCATCGATCCCGATTCTGGGGACATCCTGGTCAATACAGTATTGGACCGGGAGCAGACTGACAGGTATGAGTTTAAAGTTAATGCCAAAGACAAAGGCATTCCTGTGCTGCAAGGCAGCACCACGGTGATTGTACAGGTGGCTGATAAAAATGACAACGACCCTAAGTTTATGCAGGATGTCTTTACCTTTTATGTGAAGGAAAACTTGCAGCCCAACAGCCCTGTGGGTATGGTCACCGTGATGGATGCTGACAAGGGACGGAATGCAGAGATGAGTCTGTACATAGAGGAGAACAGTAACATTTTTTCTATTGAGAATGACACAGGGACCATTTACTCCACGATGTCTTTTGACAGGGAACATCAGACAACATACACTTTCAGAGTGAAGGCAGTGGATGGAGGAGATCCTCCCAGGTCGGCCACAGCCACAGTCTCTCTCTTTGTGATGGATGAAAATGACAATGCTCCCACAGTTACCCTTCCCAGAAATATTTCCTACACGTTGCTGCCACCTTCAAGTAATGTCAGGACAGTAGTAGCGACAGTGTTGGCAACAGACAGCGACGATGGCATCAATGCAGACTTGAACTATAGCATTGTGGGAGGGAATCCTTTCAAGCTGTTTGAGATTGATTCCACCAGTGGTGTGGTTTCCTTAGTGGGGAAACTCACCCAAAAGCATTATGGCTTGCACAGGCTGGTTGTGCAAGTGAATGACAGCGGCCAGCCTTCCCAGTCCACTACGACTTTGGTGCATGTGTTTGTCAATGAAAGTGTTTCCAATGCAACTGTGATTGACTCTCAGATAGTCCGAAGTCTGCACACCCCACTCACCCAGGATATAGCTGGTGACCCAAGCTATGAAATTAGCAAACAGAGACTCAGTATTGTCATTGGGGTGGTGGCTGGCATTATGACTGTGATTCTAATCATTTTAATTGTCATGATGGCAAGATACTGCAGGTCCAAAAGTAAAAATGGCTATGAAGCTGGCAAAAAAGACCATGAGGACTTTTTTACACCCCAGCAGCATGACAAATCTAAGAAGCCTAAAaaggacaagaaaaacaaaaaatctaaaCAGCCACTCTACAGCAGCATCGTCACTGTTGAAGCTTCTAAACCGAATGGACAGAGGTATGACAGTGTCAATGAGAAGCTGTCAGACAGCCCCAGCATGGGCCGATACCGATCTGTTAACGGTGGGCCTGGCAGTCCAGACCTGGCAAGGCATTACAAATCCAGTTCCCCGCTGCCTACTGTCCAGCTTCACCCCCAGTCACCAACTGCAGGGAAAAAACATCAAGCTGTACAAGATCTACCACCAGCCAACACATTTGTGGGAGCAGGAGACAACATTTCAATTGGATCAGATCACTGCTCTGAGTACAGCTGTCAAACCAGTAACAAGTACAGCAAACAG